The Pseudomonadota bacterium region CGCACAGGAACACCAGGGTGCCCACCGTCATATCAGCGCTCCGACAATGCCAGCTTGGCCCCCAGTGCGACAAAGGCACCCGCGAAGACACGTTGGACCCGTTGCAGCACACGGGGAGACGCCGCGACCAGCTGCCGCACCTGCCCGGCCAACACCCCGTAGCCAACGAAGACAATGAACGTCATCAACATGAAGACAGCGCTCAACAACAGCATGACGCCCACTGCGTTCGCTGACGCTGTGGGCACGAACTGGGGCAGGAAGGCGAGAAAAAAGATCGAGAGTTTGGGGTTCAGGATGTTGATCAGCAAACCCCGTGATGCAATGCGGAACAACGCTTGTTGTTGCGTTTTGCGAAACTCGATCGCGCCGGATTCGCGCCACATCCTGTACGCGAGGTAGCCGAGATACGCGACCCCGATTGCCTTGAAGACCTGAAACGCCAACGCACTGGTGTGCAGAATCGCCGCAACACCGAACACGCTGGCACACAGGTGCGGAACGATACCCAGCGTGCAACCGAGCGCCGCCGCCACACTGGCGCGTGCACCCTGAGACAAGCCGATGGACACGGTGTAGATCACGCCAGTACCAGGCAGCAGCACCACGATCAACGAGGTGATCAGAAACTCGAAGGTCATATCATGGGGTCTCCGTGTGTTCCTGGCCGACTCGGTACGCGCGATGCGCTCAGGACGACACGCCGTTCAGCTTACCGACAAACTCGACCAGGTGCGGCACGTAGTCCTCGGGCCCGTCGCCGCCGTTGGCCACAGCGAGCGCATAGGTGTTCTTGACGGCGTTGCCGACCGGGTTGTTCAAGCCCACGCTGTCGGCCATCGACTCGAGGTAGCGCATGTCCTTGAAGGCGTTGGTCAGCGTGAACTTGTGGCTCTCGCGGTTGCCCTCGATCACGCAGCCCATGAAGGTCTGGTAGAAACCCGAGTCCATGCGGCCACCGCGGATCACGCTGTCGAAGGTCTCGGGCGAGATGCCGACCTTCTGCCCGAGTGTGAGCGCCTCGGCGAAGAGCGCGCCATAGCCCATGGCGAGGAAGTTGTTCAGCAGCTTCATCCGGTGCCCGTCGCCCACTGCGCCGATGTGCACCACGCTTTTGGCCCACGCGGCGAGCACCGGCTCGACCCGCGCGAAGACCGCGTCCTCAGCACCAACCATGGCGCCCAGTTCGCCTGCCGCGGCCTGTTGGGGTGTACCCGCCAGGGGGGCGTCAACCAGGTCCACACCGTGCGTGCCGGTCAGGCCCGCCAGTTTGGCCGTCGACACCGGGTCCGAGGTTGAACAGTCGACAATCACGCTGCCGGACGCCAAACCCTCGAGCAGTTCGCCGACAATCGCCTCGACTTGCGGCGAGCCGGGCGCACAGATGTGCACGACGTCGCTCGCCTCGGCGAGTGCCCTGAGAGTGGTCACTTCAACTGCACCTCGGGCCACGAGGTCCTCGACCGGCGCACGGTTGCGGTGCGCGATCACGGTGAGCGGGTAACCCGCCTTGAGCAGGTTGCTGGCGATGCCGTGGCCCATGAAGCCAAGGCCGACGAAACCGATGCGGGGGGAGGTGTCTGTCACAGAAGTTCCTTCAGAGAGGGGGATAGTGCGTGCGATCAGTGTGGCGTCGGCGACTCGCCGACCGTTGCGATGACCGACGCGCGCAATGCGGCCATCAGCCGCATCAGCTCTGACCGGTCCTTCACGTACTTGAAGCCCATCGCAACCGACACGACGTAGTGCGCGAACTGCTCTGGCGTCAGCCCTTGCGCTCGCAGCGTGTCGCTGTGCCGAGCGAGCACCGTCGTCATGAGCGTGCCGTGACG contains the following coding sequences:
- a CDS encoding LysE family translocator yields the protein MTFEFLITSLIVVLLPGTGVIYTVSIGLSQGARASVAAALGCTLGIVPHLCASVFGVAAILHTSALAFQVFKAIGVAYLGYLAYRMWRESGAIEFRKTQQQALFRIASRGLLINILNPKLSIFFLAFLPQFVPTASANAVGVMLLLSAVFMLMTFIVFVGYGVLAGQVRQLVAASPRVLQRVQRVFAGAFVALGAKLALSER
- a CDS encoding NAD(P)-dependent oxidoreductase, producing MTDTSPRIGFVGLGFMGHGIASNLLKAGYPLTVIAHRNRAPVEDLVARGAVEVTTLRALAEASDVVHICAPGSPQVEAIVGELLEGLASGSVIVDCSTSDPVSTAKLAGLTGTHGVDLVDAPLAGTPQQAAAGELGAMVGAEDAVFARVEPVLAAWAKSVVHIGAVGDGHRMKLLNNFLAMGYGALFAEALTLGQKVGISPETFDSVIRGGRMDSGFYQTFMGCVIEGNRESHKFTLTNAFKDMRYLESMADSVGLNNPVGNAVKNTYALAVANGGDGPEDYVPHLVEFVGKLNGVSS